One segment of uncultured Propionivibrio sp. DNA contains the following:
- a CDS encoding thiolase family protein, producing the protein MNANEVVVVSGVRTAVGTMGGSLKDYHQHDLGGKVIEEAVRRGGLSPELIDEVIVGNVGQIAESGFIARVCMLKAGLPLETTAYSVNRQCGSGLQAINSAVQAIQADEAEIVVACGTENMNMLPHYIRKHRFGNKFGHETLEDGLLSILTWPMGGYPNGVTAENVASQFNISRKDQDEFTLSSQKKAEDAIKAGRFVDEILPLEIRQGKETKLFSQDEHPRFGITMDNLARMKPAFKEGGSVTAANSSGINDGAAAVVLMSRRRADALGIKPLMRIVSQAVVGNHPDIMGFAPAPATRKAVEKAGLSLADIDLFEINEAFASQAVAVVRDLGLPDDKVNVNGGAVALGHPVGASGTILTVRLMYELKRRQARYGVVAMCIGGGQGIATVFENLQM; encoded by the coding sequence ATGAACGCAAATGAAGTAGTTGTTGTAAGCGGGGTACGTACCGCGGTTGGTACGATGGGAGGTTCGTTGAAGGACTATCACCAGCATGACCTCGGAGGAAAGGTCATTGAAGAAGCTGTTCGTCGTGGAGGACTGTCCCCCGAACTCATTGATGAGGTGATCGTTGGCAACGTCGGCCAGATCGCTGAAAGTGGCTTCATTGCCCGGGTTTGCATGCTTAAGGCTGGACTTCCCTTGGAAACCACAGCCTATTCGGTGAACCGACAATGTGGGTCTGGTCTGCAGGCAATAAATTCGGCAGTACAGGCAATTCAGGCCGACGAGGCAGAGATTGTCGTTGCCTGCGGTACAGAAAACATGAACATGCTGCCGCACTATATTCGGAAGCATCGTTTTGGCAATAAGTTCGGACATGAAACACTTGAGGATGGTTTGCTTTCCATCCTCACATGGCCGATGGGCGGGTATCCAAACGGCGTCACCGCGGAAAACGTCGCCAGCCAGTTCAATATCTCTCGCAAAGATCAGGACGAATTCACGCTTTCTAGTCAAAAGAAGGCTGAAGATGCAATCAAAGCAGGGCGTTTTGTCGACGAAATTTTGCCTTTGGAAATCCGACAGGGAAAGGAGACCAAGTTGTTCTCCCAAGACGAACATCCCCGTTTCGGAATTACGATGGACAATCTCGCGCGCATGAAACCGGCCTTCAAAGAAGGCGGTTCGGTAACCGCAGCGAATTCCTCCGGCATCAACGACGGCGCGGCCGCTGTAGTTCTTATGAGTCGCCGACGGGCCGATGCCCTTGGCATCAAACCCCTCATGCGAATTGTGAGTCAGGCCGTAGTGGGGAACCACCCAGACATCATGGGGTTTGCGCCTGCCCCGGCTACCCGAAAAGCTGTCGAAAAGGCAGGCCTTTCGTTGGCCGACATTGATCTCTTTGAGATCAATGAAGCGTTCGCCTCTCAAGCGGTTGCGGTTGTCCGTGATTTAGGTCTCCCCGATGACAAGGTGAACGTCAACGGAGGCGCTGTTGCGCTCGGTCACCCAGTAGGGGCCAGCGGCACGATCCTCACGGTTCGTTTGATGTACGAACTCAAGCGCCGACAAGCACGCTACGGCGTGGTGGCCATGTGTATCGGCGGAGGCCAAGGTATTGCCACCGTCTTCGAAAACCTTCAAATGTGA